The Gammaproteobacteria bacterium DNA window GATCAGGACATCGGCATCCAGACCGCGCGCCGCGCCATGGAAGAGCCGCTGCGCCAGATCGTCTCCAATGCCGGTGACGAGCCGTCCGTGGTTATCAACAAGGTTATCGAAGGCAAGGGTAACTACGGTTACAACGCCGCCACCGGAGAGTACGGCGACATGATCGCCATGGGCATCCTGGACCCGACCAAGGTCACCCGCACCGCGCTGCAAAACGCCGCGTCGATTGCCGGCCTGATGATCACCACCGAAGCGATGGTGGCCGACCTGCCGGATGACGCTGCGGCGACGCCGGCGCCGGACATGAACGAGATGGGGATGATGTAGCATTACCCCCCACCCTGAGACTTGAGAACACGAGCCACGCAAACGCTCCCGCCCAGGTTACTAACAAGAAACGAGAGAACGTATGAGCGAACCATCACAATCTGAACCCAACACACTGTTTATTGAACTAACCGGATCGGGCCTGCCCGAGGTTGATGGCCTGTATGTGCCTTCCGAAGCCCCGCCCACCAAATCTGAGTCCGGCACCGTTTCCAGTCCGGGTTACTGGAATGGCAAAATGGCCTGGGACCGCGCCGATGGCAAGGCAGCCAGAAACCCCGCTATTTCCTACTCCAATAGCTATCAGTCCTGGCGTATCAGCCGGCTCGATGGTCATCTCGCCTACGAAATCACCTGCGATGATGTACTGCCGCCCACAGATAGGGAATGGAATGTCTACAAAATGGGGGTCGCGCCCGCGCCCAGTGTGGTCATCCACGACGGCGATCCGAGATAAGCCTGCCGTGATCCCAATGTGGCCGCTGCATCAGTAGCATACCGTTTTGTTTCACCGATCATTTTTTATCTTTACTCACCAAGGAGTCTTACCCGTGCTGGATGATCTCAAACACCGTTTTTCCCATCCCGATGTGCGCTTCTATCAAAACGATCAGTTAATCATGATCGAGCTGAACAACCGCCACGGCGCGGCCACCCTGACCACCCATGGCGGCACGCTGCTCGGTTACCGGCCCACCGGCGGCGAGGAGGTGATCTGGCTCAGCGAGACGGCCGTGTATGATGGCAGCAAGCCGGTACGCGGCGGCGTGCCGATCTGCTGGCCGTGGTTTGGTCCGTATGATCCCGACACCATGGGCGCGGACCCGACCGACGCGGCCAAAAAAGGCCACGGCGTGGCCCGTTACGAACTCTGGGAGGTGGCCTCGGTACGCAGTGTCGACAACGATGCCACCGAAGTGGTGCTGCAGCTGGAACCCAATGATTCGATTCGCCAGGCCTGGCCGCTGCCGTTTGTGTTG harbors:
- a CDS encoding TCP-1/cpn60 chaperonin family protein; translated protein: DQDIGIQTARRAMEEPLRQIVSNAGDEPSVVINKVIEGKGNYGYNAATGEYGDMIAMGILDPTKVTRTALQNAASIAGLMITTEAMVADLPDDAAATPAPDMNEMGMM